A window of Cellulomonas fimi contains these coding sequences:
- the rpmH gene encoding 50S ribosomal protein L34 produces MSKRTFQPNNRRRAKTHGFRLRMRTRAGRAILAARRRKGRAELSA; encoded by the coding sequence GTGAGCAAGCGCACGTTCCAGCCGAACAACCGGCGCCGCGCCAAGACGCATGGCTTCCGTCTGCGCATGCGCACCCGCGCGGGTCGCGCGATCCTCGCGGCCCGTCGCCGCAAGGGTCGCGCGGAGCTCTCGGCCTGA